One window of Magallana gigas chromosome 2, xbMagGiga1.1, whole genome shotgun sequence genomic DNA carries:
- the LOC105337756 gene encoding uncharacterized protein isoform X1, translated as MKLKLNGIILIKAIFITILQAYTPIRRYHVVEGESGRYLGRTNAGSPYICHYYEHGQPNTDLSNQCYDQNKEYYEDERVKMAYMYRGQSYPACPPLPKINNGYWKCPRGVFSNSVEVYASCAAQCFHGFTSNSTKEVVVRCPESLQWENFADFQCIINNVDICQLWNLSFITSKPFQVIISWNVTTACQEHNFTFEMIGPKQNLTKRLQKNTTFIVIKDVDLDTTYEVFLYDQRKELASGKFRSAARVSPAKDHHAHQVNPTSVNITWEAPVNDSSVIGYMVNITDGDNWFTLNTSDTSLVVSRLETGKNYAITVAAFNQYSRSLLSEPVYIELPVAPTKIVHFHQVNTTAMHIRWEAPMNNSSVIGFMVNITHGDNWFTLNTSDTSLVVSSLETGKNYTITVAAFNQNSISLQSEPVHIELKEKSDGVKNNNDVEPTTTFSIYELIIPLAVAVIVAMICIVMVRLFKRRWHPKRNSQHGNINGVSQNNQNSIEMDTLHNEECSQRSREEDNGADDRVNNCQEGSTCSSPLLAQQPHNLSNSTIPILNVKSFEYTCNSLELAEAEHLDPESISLREEESGLPLRSSFGKSGDDLLKEVDKIAPKKWSTSGVSKKGPGSDSGQGSETGTCSTVSDGDDSPNRSSQSSRNSSQGRGSRQMNYSHQDSVDSGRVSEGETGKESEKSSGAEKVIPVEVLESRLTDISEKSVEQDSSVEIPVSVENEPDPEECSCTFSNFTSTVKPEHVYDLGDLLDPHDHYGVKKSWKSFAEDVLNFDYSKIVAMEHRTKITFENEVLPHLVAKEKKLGHMVLHFSHHDHFRKDVLELIQKIHSECSFCDKIFANSLKDTFKE; from the exons ATGAAACTGAAACTTAATGGAATAATTCTGATAAAG GCCATCTTCATCACCATTTTGCAAGCTTACACTCCGATCCGTCGCTATCATGTTGTTGAAGGGGAGAGTGGACGATA TTTGGGGCGTACTAATGCTGGGAGTCCATATATTTGTCATTACTATGAACATGGACAACCAAACACCGACTTGTCTAATCAGTGCTACgatcaaaacaaagaatattatGAAGATGAACGAGTAAAAATGGCATACATGTATCGGGGTCAGAGCTATCCAG CATGTCCTCCTCTCCCTAAAATAAACAATGGCTACTGGAAGTGTCCACGTGGTGTCTTTTCAAACTCTGTGGAGGTGTATGCCTCTTGTGCCGCTCAGTGTTTCCATGGATTCACCAGTAATTCTACGAAAGAAGTTGTTGTTCGGTGTCCAGAATCTTTACAGTGGGAAAACTTTGCTGATTTTCAATGCATCATCAATAATG TAGATATTTGTCAGCTCTGGAATTTGAGCTTCATTACCAGTAAACCCTTCCAAGTCATCATTTCATGGAATGTGACAACAGCCTGCCAGgaacacaactttacatttgaAATGATTGGCCCCAAACAAAACCTCACAAAAAGACTACAGAAAAACACCACCTTCATTGTTATAAAAGATGTTGATTTGGACACTACTTATGAAGTTTTCCTTTATGATCAGAGGAAGGAGCTTGCTTCAGGAAAGTTTAGATCTGCTGCAAGGG TTTCTCCAGCGAAAGATCATCATGCTCACCAAGTGAACCCCACTTCTGTGAACATAACATGGGAAGCCCCTGTGAACGACTCTTCTGTCATTGGTTATATGGTGAACATCACAGACGGGGACAACTGGTTCACCCTGAACACATCAGATACCAGTCTAGTGGTGTCCAGGTTAGAGACCGGAAAGAATTACGCCATTACTGTAGCCGCATTTAACCAGTACAGTAGAAGTCTGCTGAGTGAACCTGTTTATATAGAACTGCCAG ttgCCCCaacaaaaattgttcattttcacCAAGTTAACACCACCGCAATGCACATAAGATGGGAAGCTCCTATGAACAACTCTTCTGTCATTGGTTTTATGGTGAACATCACACACGGGGACAACTGGTTCACCCTGAACACATCAGATACCAGTCTAGTGGTGTCTAGTTTAGAGACCGGGAAGAATTACACCATTACTGTAGCTGCATTTAACCAGAATAGCATTAGTCTACAGAGTGAACCTGTTCATATAGAATTGAAAG AGAAAAGTGATGGAGTTAAAAACAACAATGATGTGG AACCTACAacaacattttcaatttatgaGCTAATTATTCCGCTGGCTGTTGCTGTTATAGTTGCTATGATATGTATTGTAATGGTTCGTCTTTTCAAAAGAAGATGGCATCCTAAAAGAAATAGTCAACATG GAAATATCAATGGAGTTTCACAAAACAACCAAAATTCTATAGAAATGGATACACTGCACAATGAAGAATGCAGTCAGAGGTCAAGAGAGGAGGATAATGGAGCAGATGATCGAGTTAATAACTGTCAAGAAGGATCTACTTGTTCAAGCCCCCTTCTGGCACAACAGCCTCACAATCTATCAAACTCAACAATTCCCATACTTAATGTAAAATCATTCGAGTATACTTGTAACAGTTTGGAGTTAGCTGAAGCAGAACATCTAGATCCCGAGTCAATCTCTCTACGTGAAGAAGAATCGGGCTTGCCTTTGAGGTCAAGTTTTGGGAAATCAGGTGATGATTTGCTAAAAGAAGTAGACAAAATTGCCCCAAAGAAGTGGTCAACAAGCGGTGTCTCAAAGAAAGGCCCAGGGTCAGATTCTGGTCAAGGGTCAGAGACAGGAACATGTTCCACTGTGTCTGACGGTGATGATTCTCCAAATAGATCTTCTCAAAGCAGTCGAAATTCTTCCCAGGGTAGAGGATCCAGACAAATGAACTACAGTCACCAAGATTCCGTTGACTCTGGAAGAGTATCAGAGGGAGAAACTGGAAAAGAGTCGGAAAAATCCAGTGGTGCTGAAAAGGTTATTCCTGTTGAGGTGCTGGAAAGCCGTCTTACAGACATCTCAGAAAAAAGTGTTGAACAAGACAGTTCTGTAGAGATACCAGTATCTGTAGAAAATGAACCAG ATCCTGAAGAATGTTCCTGCACCTTTTCAAACTTCACTTCAACAGTAAAACCCGAGCATGTTTATGATCTGGGGGATTTGTTGGATCCCCATGATCATTACGGAGTCAAGAAAAGCTGGAAGAGTTTTGCAGAGGATGTTCTGAATTTTGATTATTCCAAAATTGTTGCTATGGA ACACAGGACGAAAATAACCTTTGAGAACGAAGTTTTACCGCATTTAGTGGCAAAAGAGAAGAAGCTTGGTCACATGGTTTTACATTTTTCACATCATGATCATTTTCGCAAAGATGTGCTGGAATTGATACAGAAAATTCATTCTGAATGTTCGTTCTGTGataaaatatttgcaaattCTCTTAAGGATACCTTTAAAGAATGA
- the LOC105337756 gene encoding uncharacterized protein isoform X3, with protein MKLKLNGIILIKAIFITILQAYTPIRRYHVVEGESGRYLGRTNAGSPYICHYYEHGQPNTDLSNQCYDQNKEYYEDERVKMAYMYRGQSYPACPPLPKINNGYWKCPRGVFSNSVEVYASCAAQCFHGFTSNSTKEVVVRCPESLQWENFADFQCIINNVDICQLWNLSFITSKPFQVIISWNVTTACQEHNFTFEMIGPKQNLTKRLQKNTTFIVIKDVDLDTTYEVFLYDQRKELASGKFRSAARVSPAKDHHAHQVNPTSVNITWEAPVNDSSVIGYMVNITDGDNWFTLNTSDTSLVVSRLETGKNYAITVAAFNQYSRSLLSEPVYIELPVAPTKIVHFHQVNTTAMHIRWEAPMNNSSVIGFMVNITHGDNWFTLNTSDTSLVVSSLETGKNYTITVAAFNQNSISLQSEPVHIELKEPTTTFSIYELIIPLAVAVIVAMICIVMVRLFKRRWHPKRNSQHGNINGVSQNNQNSIEMDTLHNEECSQRSREEDNGADDRVNNCQEGSTCSSPLLAQQPHNLSNSTIPILNVKSFEYTCNSLELAEAEHLDPESISLREEESGLPLRSSFGKSGDDLLKEVDKIAPKKWSTSGVSKKGPGSDSGQGSETGTCSTVSDGDDSPNRSSQSSRNSSQGRGSRQMNYSHQDSVDSGRVSEGETGKESEKSSGAEKVIPVEVLESRLTDISEKSVEQDSSVEIPVSVENEPDPEECSCTFSNFTSTVKPEHVYDLGDLLDPHDHYGVKKSWKSFAEDVLNFDYSKIVAMEHRTKITFENEVLPHLVAKEKKLGHMVLHFSHHDHFRKDVLELIQKIHSECSFCDKIFANSLKDTFKE; from the exons ATGAAACTGAAACTTAATGGAATAATTCTGATAAAG GCCATCTTCATCACCATTTTGCAAGCTTACACTCCGATCCGTCGCTATCATGTTGTTGAAGGGGAGAGTGGACGATA TTTGGGGCGTACTAATGCTGGGAGTCCATATATTTGTCATTACTATGAACATGGACAACCAAACACCGACTTGTCTAATCAGTGCTACgatcaaaacaaagaatattatGAAGATGAACGAGTAAAAATGGCATACATGTATCGGGGTCAGAGCTATCCAG CATGTCCTCCTCTCCCTAAAATAAACAATGGCTACTGGAAGTGTCCACGTGGTGTCTTTTCAAACTCTGTGGAGGTGTATGCCTCTTGTGCCGCTCAGTGTTTCCATGGATTCACCAGTAATTCTACGAAAGAAGTTGTTGTTCGGTGTCCAGAATCTTTACAGTGGGAAAACTTTGCTGATTTTCAATGCATCATCAATAATG TAGATATTTGTCAGCTCTGGAATTTGAGCTTCATTACCAGTAAACCCTTCCAAGTCATCATTTCATGGAATGTGACAACAGCCTGCCAGgaacacaactttacatttgaAATGATTGGCCCCAAACAAAACCTCACAAAAAGACTACAGAAAAACACCACCTTCATTGTTATAAAAGATGTTGATTTGGACACTACTTATGAAGTTTTCCTTTATGATCAGAGGAAGGAGCTTGCTTCAGGAAAGTTTAGATCTGCTGCAAGGG TTTCTCCAGCGAAAGATCATCATGCTCACCAAGTGAACCCCACTTCTGTGAACATAACATGGGAAGCCCCTGTGAACGACTCTTCTGTCATTGGTTATATGGTGAACATCACAGACGGGGACAACTGGTTCACCCTGAACACATCAGATACCAGTCTAGTGGTGTCCAGGTTAGAGACCGGAAAGAATTACGCCATTACTGTAGCCGCATTTAACCAGTACAGTAGAAGTCTGCTGAGTGAACCTGTTTATATAGAACTGCCAG ttgCCCCaacaaaaattgttcattttcacCAAGTTAACACCACCGCAATGCACATAAGATGGGAAGCTCCTATGAACAACTCTTCTGTCATTGGTTTTATGGTGAACATCACACACGGGGACAACTGGTTCACCCTGAACACATCAGATACCAGTCTAGTGGTGTCTAGTTTAGAGACCGGGAAGAATTACACCATTACTGTAGCTGCATTTAACCAGAATAGCATTAGTCTACAGAGTGAACCTGTTCATATAGAATTGAAAG AACCTACAacaacattttcaatttatgaGCTAATTATTCCGCTGGCTGTTGCTGTTATAGTTGCTATGATATGTATTGTAATGGTTCGTCTTTTCAAAAGAAGATGGCATCCTAAAAGAAATAGTCAACATG GAAATATCAATGGAGTTTCACAAAACAACCAAAATTCTATAGAAATGGATACACTGCACAATGAAGAATGCAGTCAGAGGTCAAGAGAGGAGGATAATGGAGCAGATGATCGAGTTAATAACTGTCAAGAAGGATCTACTTGTTCAAGCCCCCTTCTGGCACAACAGCCTCACAATCTATCAAACTCAACAATTCCCATACTTAATGTAAAATCATTCGAGTATACTTGTAACAGTTTGGAGTTAGCTGAAGCAGAACATCTAGATCCCGAGTCAATCTCTCTACGTGAAGAAGAATCGGGCTTGCCTTTGAGGTCAAGTTTTGGGAAATCAGGTGATGATTTGCTAAAAGAAGTAGACAAAATTGCCCCAAAGAAGTGGTCAACAAGCGGTGTCTCAAAGAAAGGCCCAGGGTCAGATTCTGGTCAAGGGTCAGAGACAGGAACATGTTCCACTGTGTCTGACGGTGATGATTCTCCAAATAGATCTTCTCAAAGCAGTCGAAATTCTTCCCAGGGTAGAGGATCCAGACAAATGAACTACAGTCACCAAGATTCCGTTGACTCTGGAAGAGTATCAGAGGGAGAAACTGGAAAAGAGTCGGAAAAATCCAGTGGTGCTGAAAAGGTTATTCCTGTTGAGGTGCTGGAAAGCCGTCTTACAGACATCTCAGAAAAAAGTGTTGAACAAGACAGTTCTGTAGAGATACCAGTATCTGTAGAAAATGAACCAG ATCCTGAAGAATGTTCCTGCACCTTTTCAAACTTCACTTCAACAGTAAAACCCGAGCATGTTTATGATCTGGGGGATTTGTTGGATCCCCATGATCATTACGGAGTCAAGAAAAGCTGGAAGAGTTTTGCAGAGGATGTTCTGAATTTTGATTATTCCAAAATTGTTGCTATGGA ACACAGGACGAAAATAACCTTTGAGAACGAAGTTTTACCGCATTTAGTGGCAAAAGAGAAGAAGCTTGGTCACATGGTTTTACATTTTTCACATCATGATCATTTTCGCAAAGATGTGCTGGAATTGATACAGAAAATTCATTCTGAATGTTCGTTCTGTGataaaatatttgcaaattCTCTTAAGGATACCTTTAAAGAATGA
- the LOC105337756 gene encoding uncharacterized protein isoform X2 produces MKLKLNGIILIKAIFITILQAYTPIRRYHVVEGESGRYLGRTNAGSPYICHYYEHGQPNTDLSNQCYDQNKEYYEDERVKMAYMYRGQSYPACPPLPKINNGYWKCPRGVFSNSVEVYASCAAQCFHGFTSNSTKEVVVRCPESLQWENFADFQCIINNDICQLWNLSFITSKPFQVIISWNVTTACQEHNFTFEMIGPKQNLTKRLQKNTTFIVIKDVDLDTTYEVFLYDQRKELASGKFRSAARVSPAKDHHAHQVNPTSVNITWEAPVNDSSVIGYMVNITDGDNWFTLNTSDTSLVVSRLETGKNYAITVAAFNQYSRSLLSEPVYIELPVAPTKIVHFHQVNTTAMHIRWEAPMNNSSVIGFMVNITHGDNWFTLNTSDTSLVVSSLETGKNYTITVAAFNQNSISLQSEPVHIELKEKSDGVKNNNDVEPTTTFSIYELIIPLAVAVIVAMICIVMVRLFKRRWHPKRNSQHGNINGVSQNNQNSIEMDTLHNEECSQRSREEDNGADDRVNNCQEGSTCSSPLLAQQPHNLSNSTIPILNVKSFEYTCNSLELAEAEHLDPESISLREEESGLPLRSSFGKSGDDLLKEVDKIAPKKWSTSGVSKKGPGSDSGQGSETGTCSTVSDGDDSPNRSSQSSRNSSQGRGSRQMNYSHQDSVDSGRVSEGETGKESEKSSGAEKVIPVEVLESRLTDISEKSVEQDSSVEIPVSVENEPDPEECSCTFSNFTSTVKPEHVYDLGDLLDPHDHYGVKKSWKSFAEDVLNFDYSKIVAMEHRTKITFENEVLPHLVAKEKKLGHMVLHFSHHDHFRKDVLELIQKIHSECSFCDKIFANSLKDTFKE; encoded by the exons ATGAAACTGAAACTTAATGGAATAATTCTGATAAAG GCCATCTTCATCACCATTTTGCAAGCTTACACTCCGATCCGTCGCTATCATGTTGTTGAAGGGGAGAGTGGACGATA TTTGGGGCGTACTAATGCTGGGAGTCCATATATTTGTCATTACTATGAACATGGACAACCAAACACCGACTTGTCTAATCAGTGCTACgatcaaaacaaagaatattatGAAGATGAACGAGTAAAAATGGCATACATGTATCGGGGTCAGAGCTATCCAG CATGTCCTCCTCTCCCTAAAATAAACAATGGCTACTGGAAGTGTCCACGTGGTGTCTTTTCAAACTCTGTGGAGGTGTATGCCTCTTGTGCCGCTCAGTGTTTCCATGGATTCACCAGTAATTCTACGAAAGAAGTTGTTGTTCGGTGTCCAGAATCTTTACAGTGGGAAAACTTTGCTGATTTTCAATGCATCATCAATAATG ATATTTGTCAGCTCTGGAATTTGAGCTTCATTACCAGTAAACCCTTCCAAGTCATCATTTCATGGAATGTGACAACAGCCTGCCAGgaacacaactttacatttgaAATGATTGGCCCCAAACAAAACCTCACAAAAAGACTACAGAAAAACACCACCTTCATTGTTATAAAAGATGTTGATTTGGACACTACTTATGAAGTTTTCCTTTATGATCAGAGGAAGGAGCTTGCTTCAGGAAAGTTTAGATCTGCTGCAAGGG TTTCTCCAGCGAAAGATCATCATGCTCACCAAGTGAACCCCACTTCTGTGAACATAACATGGGAAGCCCCTGTGAACGACTCTTCTGTCATTGGTTATATGGTGAACATCACAGACGGGGACAACTGGTTCACCCTGAACACATCAGATACCAGTCTAGTGGTGTCCAGGTTAGAGACCGGAAAGAATTACGCCATTACTGTAGCCGCATTTAACCAGTACAGTAGAAGTCTGCTGAGTGAACCTGTTTATATAGAACTGCCAG ttgCCCCaacaaaaattgttcattttcacCAAGTTAACACCACCGCAATGCACATAAGATGGGAAGCTCCTATGAACAACTCTTCTGTCATTGGTTTTATGGTGAACATCACACACGGGGACAACTGGTTCACCCTGAACACATCAGATACCAGTCTAGTGGTGTCTAGTTTAGAGACCGGGAAGAATTACACCATTACTGTAGCTGCATTTAACCAGAATAGCATTAGTCTACAGAGTGAACCTGTTCATATAGAATTGAAAG AGAAAAGTGATGGAGTTAAAAACAACAATGATGTGG AACCTACAacaacattttcaatttatgaGCTAATTATTCCGCTGGCTGTTGCTGTTATAGTTGCTATGATATGTATTGTAATGGTTCGTCTTTTCAAAAGAAGATGGCATCCTAAAAGAAATAGTCAACATG GAAATATCAATGGAGTTTCACAAAACAACCAAAATTCTATAGAAATGGATACACTGCACAATGAAGAATGCAGTCAGAGGTCAAGAGAGGAGGATAATGGAGCAGATGATCGAGTTAATAACTGTCAAGAAGGATCTACTTGTTCAAGCCCCCTTCTGGCACAACAGCCTCACAATCTATCAAACTCAACAATTCCCATACTTAATGTAAAATCATTCGAGTATACTTGTAACAGTTTGGAGTTAGCTGAAGCAGAACATCTAGATCCCGAGTCAATCTCTCTACGTGAAGAAGAATCGGGCTTGCCTTTGAGGTCAAGTTTTGGGAAATCAGGTGATGATTTGCTAAAAGAAGTAGACAAAATTGCCCCAAAGAAGTGGTCAACAAGCGGTGTCTCAAAGAAAGGCCCAGGGTCAGATTCTGGTCAAGGGTCAGAGACAGGAACATGTTCCACTGTGTCTGACGGTGATGATTCTCCAAATAGATCTTCTCAAAGCAGTCGAAATTCTTCCCAGGGTAGAGGATCCAGACAAATGAACTACAGTCACCAAGATTCCGTTGACTCTGGAAGAGTATCAGAGGGAGAAACTGGAAAAGAGTCGGAAAAATCCAGTGGTGCTGAAAAGGTTATTCCTGTTGAGGTGCTGGAAAGCCGTCTTACAGACATCTCAGAAAAAAGTGTTGAACAAGACAGTTCTGTAGAGATACCAGTATCTGTAGAAAATGAACCAG ATCCTGAAGAATGTTCCTGCACCTTTTCAAACTTCACTTCAACAGTAAAACCCGAGCATGTTTATGATCTGGGGGATTTGTTGGATCCCCATGATCATTACGGAGTCAAGAAAAGCTGGAAGAGTTTTGCAGAGGATGTTCTGAATTTTGATTATTCCAAAATTGTTGCTATGGA ACACAGGACGAAAATAACCTTTGAGAACGAAGTTTTACCGCATTTAGTGGCAAAAGAGAAGAAGCTTGGTCACATGGTTTTACATTTTTCACATCATGATCATTTTCGCAAAGATGTGCTGGAATTGATACAGAAAATTCATTCTGAATGTTCGTTCTGTGataaaatatttgcaaattCTCTTAAGGATACCTTTAAAGAATGA
- the LOC105337756 gene encoding uncharacterized protein isoform X4: MKLKLNGIILIKAIFITILQAYTPIRRYHVVEGESGRYLGRTNAGSPYICHYYEHGQPNTDLSNQCYDQNKEYYEDERVKMAYMYRGQSYPACPPLPKINNGYWKCPRGVFSNSVEVYASCAAQCFHGFTSNSTKEVVVRCPESLQWENFADFQCIINNVDICQLWNLSFITSKPFQVIISWNVTTACQEHNFTFEMIGPKQNLTKRLQKNTTFIVIKDVDLDTTYEVFLYDQRKELASGKFRSAARVAPTKIVHFHQVNTTAMHIRWEAPMNNSSVIGFMVNITHGDNWFTLNTSDTSLVVSSLETGKNYTITVAAFNQNSISLQSEPVHIELKEKSDGVKNNNDVEPTTTFSIYELIIPLAVAVIVAMICIVMVRLFKRRWHPKRNSQHGNINGVSQNNQNSIEMDTLHNEECSQRSREEDNGADDRVNNCQEGSTCSSPLLAQQPHNLSNSTIPILNVKSFEYTCNSLELAEAEHLDPESISLREEESGLPLRSSFGKSGDDLLKEVDKIAPKKWSTSGVSKKGPGSDSGQGSETGTCSTVSDGDDSPNRSSQSSRNSSQGRGSRQMNYSHQDSVDSGRVSEGETGKESEKSSGAEKVIPVEVLESRLTDISEKSVEQDSSVEIPVSVENEPDPEECSCTFSNFTSTVKPEHVYDLGDLLDPHDHYGVKKSWKSFAEDVLNFDYSKIVAMEHRTKITFENEVLPHLVAKEKKLGHMVLHFSHHDHFRKDVLELIQKIHSECSFCDKIFANSLKDTFKE; encoded by the exons ATGAAACTGAAACTTAATGGAATAATTCTGATAAAG GCCATCTTCATCACCATTTTGCAAGCTTACACTCCGATCCGTCGCTATCATGTTGTTGAAGGGGAGAGTGGACGATA TTTGGGGCGTACTAATGCTGGGAGTCCATATATTTGTCATTACTATGAACATGGACAACCAAACACCGACTTGTCTAATCAGTGCTACgatcaaaacaaagaatattatGAAGATGAACGAGTAAAAATGGCATACATGTATCGGGGTCAGAGCTATCCAG CATGTCCTCCTCTCCCTAAAATAAACAATGGCTACTGGAAGTGTCCACGTGGTGTCTTTTCAAACTCTGTGGAGGTGTATGCCTCTTGTGCCGCTCAGTGTTTCCATGGATTCACCAGTAATTCTACGAAAGAAGTTGTTGTTCGGTGTCCAGAATCTTTACAGTGGGAAAACTTTGCTGATTTTCAATGCATCATCAATAATG TAGATATTTGTCAGCTCTGGAATTTGAGCTTCATTACCAGTAAACCCTTCCAAGTCATCATTTCATGGAATGTGACAACAGCCTGCCAGgaacacaactttacatttgaAATGATTGGCCCCAAACAAAACCTCACAAAAAGACTACAGAAAAACACCACCTTCATTGTTATAAAAGATGTTGATTTGGACACTACTTATGAAGTTTTCCTTTATGATCAGAGGAAGGAGCTTGCTTCAGGAAAGTTTAGATCTGCTGCAAGGG ttgCCCCaacaaaaattgttcattttcacCAAGTTAACACCACCGCAATGCACATAAGATGGGAAGCTCCTATGAACAACTCTTCTGTCATTGGTTTTATGGTGAACATCACACACGGGGACAACTGGTTCACCCTGAACACATCAGATACCAGTCTAGTGGTGTCTAGTTTAGAGACCGGGAAGAATTACACCATTACTGTAGCTGCATTTAACCAGAATAGCATTAGTCTACAGAGTGAACCTGTTCATATAGAATTGAAAG AGAAAAGTGATGGAGTTAAAAACAACAATGATGTGG AACCTACAacaacattttcaatttatgaGCTAATTATTCCGCTGGCTGTTGCTGTTATAGTTGCTATGATATGTATTGTAATGGTTCGTCTTTTCAAAAGAAGATGGCATCCTAAAAGAAATAGTCAACATG GAAATATCAATGGAGTTTCACAAAACAACCAAAATTCTATAGAAATGGATACACTGCACAATGAAGAATGCAGTCAGAGGTCAAGAGAGGAGGATAATGGAGCAGATGATCGAGTTAATAACTGTCAAGAAGGATCTACTTGTTCAAGCCCCCTTCTGGCACAACAGCCTCACAATCTATCAAACTCAACAATTCCCATACTTAATGTAAAATCATTCGAGTATACTTGTAACAGTTTGGAGTTAGCTGAAGCAGAACATCTAGATCCCGAGTCAATCTCTCTACGTGAAGAAGAATCGGGCTTGCCTTTGAGGTCAAGTTTTGGGAAATCAGGTGATGATTTGCTAAAAGAAGTAGACAAAATTGCCCCAAAGAAGTGGTCAACAAGCGGTGTCTCAAAGAAAGGCCCAGGGTCAGATTCTGGTCAAGGGTCAGAGACAGGAACATGTTCCACTGTGTCTGACGGTGATGATTCTCCAAATAGATCTTCTCAAAGCAGTCGAAATTCTTCCCAGGGTAGAGGATCCAGACAAATGAACTACAGTCACCAAGATTCCGTTGACTCTGGAAGAGTATCAGAGGGAGAAACTGGAAAAGAGTCGGAAAAATCCAGTGGTGCTGAAAAGGTTATTCCTGTTGAGGTGCTGGAAAGCCGTCTTACAGACATCTCAGAAAAAAGTGTTGAACAAGACAGTTCTGTAGAGATACCAGTATCTGTAGAAAATGAACCAG ATCCTGAAGAATGTTCCTGCACCTTTTCAAACTTCACTTCAACAGTAAAACCCGAGCATGTTTATGATCTGGGGGATTTGTTGGATCCCCATGATCATTACGGAGTCAAGAAAAGCTGGAAGAGTTTTGCAGAGGATGTTCTGAATTTTGATTATTCCAAAATTGTTGCTATGGA ACACAGGACGAAAATAACCTTTGAGAACGAAGTTTTACCGCATTTAGTGGCAAAAGAGAAGAAGCTTGGTCACATGGTTTTACATTTTTCACATCATGATCATTTTCGCAAAGATGTGCTGGAATTGATACAGAAAATTCATTCTGAATGTTCGTTCTGTGataaaatatttgcaaattCTCTTAAGGATACCTTTAAAGAATGA